A single genomic interval of Nostoc commune NIES-4072 harbors:
- the map gene encoding type I methionyl aminopeptidase, giving the protein MNIFSNLLSQATQPAPAKKQRRGIEIKSPREIEIMRQSATIVATVLKEISELVKPGMTTADLDAYAEKRIREMGATPSFKGYHGFPGSICSSINNEAVHGIPSPKKVIRVGDVLKVDTGAYYQGFHGDSCISIAVGEVTQEAAKLIRVAEEALYKGIEQVKAGVYLLDLAGAIEDHVKSNGFSIVEEFTGHGVGRNLHEEPSVFNYRTREMPNVKLRAGMTLAIEPILNAGSRHTRTLSDRWTAVTVDNSLSAQFEHTVLVTETGYEILTDRSKL; this is encoded by the coding sequence ATGAACATTTTCAGTAACTTACTTTCCCAAGCGACTCAGCCTGCACCAGCGAAAAAGCAACGCCGAGGAATTGAAATTAAATCGCCGCGTGAAATTGAAATCATGCGGCAATCAGCGACAATTGTGGCAACTGTCCTAAAAGAAATTTCCGAGCTAGTAAAGCCAGGAATGACCACGGCTGATTTGGATGCTTATGCAGAAAAACGTATCCGCGAAATGGGTGCAACACCGAGTTTCAAAGGATATCACGGTTTTCCCGGTTCTATTTGCTCCAGCATTAACAATGAAGCAGTGCATGGCATTCCTAGTCCCAAGAAAGTGATTCGCGTGGGGGATGTATTAAAAGTAGATACGGGCGCTTATTATCAAGGCTTTCATGGTGATTCTTGCATTTCAATTGCTGTCGGTGAAGTGACACAAGAAGCTGCTAAATTAATTCGTGTAGCAGAAGAAGCTTTATATAAGGGGATTGAGCAAGTTAAGGCTGGTGTATACCTGCTTGACTTAGCTGGAGCAATTGAAGATCATGTAAAATCTAACGGCTTTAGTATAGTCGAAGAATTCACTGGACACGGTGTCGGTCGTAACTTACACGAAGAGCCTTCAGTATTCAACTACCGTACCCGCGAGATGCCAAATGTTAAACTCCGTGCGGGGATGACGCTGGCAATTGAGCCAATTTTAAATGCGGGTTCTAGACACACCCGGACATTATCTGACCGTTGGACAGCTGTCACTGTAGATAATTCTTTGTCGGCTCAGTTTGAGCATACAGTTTTAGTGACAGAGACTGGTTATGAGATTTTGACTGATCGTTCTAAGTTGTAA
- a CDS encoding photosystem II protein Y — translation MDIDYRIAIVLAPVVIAASWAVFNIGAAALRQIQGFLDREA, via the coding sequence ATGGATATCGATTACCGTATAGCGATCGTTTTAGCACCAGTTGTCATTGCAGCTAGCTGGGCAGTATTTAATATTGGCGCTGCGGCTTTAAGACAAATTCAAGGCTTTTTAGATAGAGAAGCTTAA
- a CDS encoding ABC transporter substrate-binding protein, translating to MIQLRKFKQLVAFTLLGLLTSWIVSCSTSNVGTGTKQATSGAATIEFWTMQLQPQFTDYFKNLIANFESQNSGIKINWVDVPWAAMENKILTAVSAKTPPDVVNLNPGFASQLAGRNAWLDLDAKVSKDVRSSYLANIWESCTLNGKSFGIPWYLTTRLTIYNTDLLKQAGINKPPATYAELAQAAQQIKDKTGKYAFFVTFVPQDSGEVLESFVQMGVTLIDAEGKAAFNSALGKAAFQYWVDLYKKGLLPKEALTQGHRHAIDLYQSGETAFLASGPEFLKTIANNAPKIAQATGIAPQLTGDTGKKNVAVMNMVIPRDSKQPDASVKFALFVTNDENQLTFAKAANVLPSTIKALSDSYFTNVPANASTIEKARVMSAKELSKAEILTPTLKDSNKLQKAVYENLQAAMLGQKTVDKAVEDAAQEWNSTRS from the coding sequence ATGATTCAATTGCGAAAATTTAAACAACTTGTTGCTTTTACACTGCTTGGCTTATTAACCAGTTGGATTGTAAGTTGCAGCACAAGTAATGTTGGTACAGGTACAAAACAGGCTACTTCAGGGGCGGCAACTATTGAGTTTTGGACGATGCAACTCCAACCTCAATTTACCGACTACTTCAAAAACCTAATTGCGAATTTTGAATCGCAAAATTCAGGTATAAAGATTAACTGGGTTGATGTCCCGTGGGCGGCGATGGAGAACAAAATTTTAACAGCTGTCTCCGCAAAAACGCCACCTGATGTAGTTAACCTGAATCCGGGTTTTGCTTCCCAACTTGCCGGACGAAATGCCTGGTTAGATTTAGATGCAAAAGTCTCAAAGGATGTACGTTCCTCCTATCTAGCGAATATCTGGGAATCTTGTACGCTTAATGGCAAGAGTTTTGGGATTCCCTGGTATCTCACCACACGGCTAACCATTTATAACACCGATTTATTAAAACAGGCAGGTATCAATAAACCGCCTGCAACCTACGCAGAATTGGCACAAGCAGCGCAACAAATTAAAGACAAAACTGGCAAATATGCCTTTTTTGTGACTTTCGTACCGCAAGATTCTGGTGAAGTGCTGGAATCTTTTGTGCAAATGGGTGTCACTTTAATAGATGCTGAGGGGAAAGCGGCGTTTAATTCAGCACTAGGTAAGGCAGCGTTTCAGTATTGGGTAGACTTGTATAAAAAAGGCTTACTTCCTAAAGAAGCTTTGACGCAAGGACATCGCCACGCGATCGATTTATACCAATCTGGAGAGACTGCGTTTCTCGCTTCTGGGCCAGAGTTTCTGAAAACGATCGCTAATAATGCCCCGAAAATTGCTCAAGCTACGGGAATAGCACCTCAACTCACTGGTGACACAGGTAAGAAAAATGTTGCGGTGATGAACATGGTGATTCCCCGCGATAGTAAACAACCAGACGCCTCTGTTAAGTTTGCTTTATTTGTCACCAATGACGAAAATCAGTTAACCTTTGCTAAAGCTGCAAATGTTCTACCTTCTACAATCAAAGCATTATCTGATAGTTACTTTACAAATGTTCCAGCTAATGCTTCAACAATAGAAAAAGCGCGAGTTATGAGTGCTAAAGAATTGTCAAAGGCAGAAATATTAACTCCTACTTTGAAAGATTCCAACAAACTGCAAAAGGCTGTTTACGAAAACTTGCAAGCAGCAATGTTAGGACAGAAGACTGTAGATAAAGCTGTAGAAGATGCGGCGCAAGAGTGGAACAGTACTAGGAGTTAG
- a CDS encoding gamma carbonic anhydrase family protein, whose translation MSTASYWTSPDFSQAAFIAPNAVVMGSVNIAAGVSIWYGAVVRGDVERIEIGECTNIQDGAILHSDPGFPTILEDHVTVGHRAVIHSAYIERGSLIGIGAVILDGVRVGTGSIIGAGAVVTKNVPPLSLVVGIPGKILRQVTEAEAAEQIEHAQRYQKLALVHAGKGTDIGFSKA comes from the coding sequence GTGTCTACCGCTTCTTACTGGACATCTCCTGATTTTTCTCAAGCTGCCTTCATCGCACCCAACGCTGTTGTTATGGGTTCGGTAAATATAGCAGCAGGGGTAAGCATTTGGTATGGAGCAGTGGTTAGGGGAGATGTGGAACGTATTGAAATTGGCGAATGCACAAATATTCAGGATGGTGCAATTTTACATAGCGATCCTGGTTTTCCCACAATTCTAGAAGATCATGTCACTGTAGGACATCGCGCTGTGATACATTCCGCTTACATTGAGCGTGGAAGTTTGATTGGCATAGGCGCAGTGATTTTAGACGGGGTAAGAGTGGGCACTGGTAGCATTATCGGTGCTGGTGCAGTAGTAACTAAAAATGTACCGCCTTTGTCCCTAGTCGTCGGTATTCCTGGCAAAATATTACGCCAAGTAACAGAGGCTGAAGCCGCAGAACAGATTGAACACGCCCAACGTTACCAAAAGTTAGCTTTAGTTCATGCTGGTAAGGGGACTGATATTGGGTTTAGCAAGGCTTAG
- the pilM gene encoding type IV pilus assembly protein PilM → MVKSFKSLFGKSKKGVGIELAPERVNVVQLRKQGQGLKLETFTSVAVPEGVVTDGQITDPAAMAQLIQQALTESKIKTSRVATGVPGRDSIVRIIPVPAELDDKELREMVLNHEAGLYLPYPREEADVDYQKLGYFVDEDGIEKVHVLLVATRKEITDTYISTFEQAGLQIDVLEINSFALIRTIREQLRQFGPQEAAVLVDIEFDSTEIAIIVNGVPQFSRTVPIGTYQMQTALARAMSLPTSRDMELLHGMVIPQTSLDGGKTGVTEINPGMAAILRVLGELTDELRRSIDFYLNQSENLEVAQIILAGPGGGLQQLDEFFTQRLSLPTTQIDPIGALSLEVDTEKYPQVQRSGLAIVLGLGMREV, encoded by the coding sequence GTGGTAAAAAGCTTCAAAAGTCTGTTTGGCAAATCAAAAAAAGGGGTCGGCATTGAACTTGCTCCCGAAAGGGTGAATGTAGTTCAGCTACGCAAGCAGGGTCAAGGCTTGAAGCTAGAAACCTTTACATCGGTAGCAGTTCCAGAAGGCGTAGTTACCGATGGTCAAATCACCGACCCCGCAGCAATGGCGCAATTAATCCAGCAGGCGCTAACTGAGAGCAAAATCAAAACTTCTCGCGTTGCTACTGGTGTACCAGGGCGAGATTCCATCGTTCGGATCATACCAGTGCCAGCAGAGTTAGATGATAAAGAACTGCGAGAAATGGTTCTTAACCATGAAGCAGGTTTATATTTACCCTATCCTCGTGAAGAGGCTGATGTAGATTATCAGAAACTTGGGTACTTTGTAGATGAAGATGGCATTGAAAAAGTACACGTACTTCTAGTTGCCACCCGTAAAGAGATAACGGATACATATATCAGTACATTCGAGCAGGCAGGATTACAAATCGATGTCTTAGAAATTAACAGTTTTGCTCTGATTCGGACTATTCGTGAGCAATTGCGACAATTTGGGCCGCAAGAAGCAGCAGTACTAGTTGATATAGAGTTTGACAGTACAGAAATCGCCATCATCGTTAACGGAGTGCCGCAATTTTCGCGCACAGTCCCAATCGGGACTTATCAAATGCAAACTGCCTTAGCAAGGGCAATGAGCTTACCCACATCACGAGATATGGAACTGTTACACGGAATGGTGATTCCCCAAACATCTCTAGACGGCGGGAAAACTGGGGTTACTGAAATCAATCCTGGTATGGCAGCCATATTAAGAGTATTGGGAGAACTAACTGATGAACTGCGCCGTTCCATCGATTTTTACCTCAATCAAAGTGAAAATTTGGAGGTAGCGCAGATTATATTAGCTGGCCCAGGAGGTGGACTCCAACAGTTAGATGAATTCTTTACCCAACGATTGAGCTTGCCAACTACCCAAATAGATCCAATCGGGGCTTTATCTTTGGAAGTTGACACTGAGAAATATCCACAGGTGCAACGCTCTGGCTTGGCGATCGTACTTGGTCTAGGAATGCGGGAGGTGTAA
- a CDS encoding M16 family metallopeptidase gives MPSTLTQNVRKTVLENGLTVLTKEVHTAPVVTVQVWYKVGSRNEEPGVNGIAHQLEHMMFKGTLNRPIQFGRLFSALGSDSNAFTSYDQTAYYGTVERNKLKALLVLEADRMQNSQIEPEQLANEKRVVISELQGYENSPEYRLNRAVMKAVFPNHAYGLPVGGTKADVEKFEVEQVEKYYRNFYSPDNAVLVIVGDFQTANALETIKEVFGKVVKRQGAGGRGQEAGEAGGAGGEELITKFPIPNTSLREAAPTADLGSSRHESLSTSSQFPIPHSPLPTPIVLREPGAGRLLQAVYPLPDANQPDVPALDVMDYILSEGRNSRLYQALVESGLASEVTASVNSLRESGWYEVLVTAGSKQDLKKIDSVLSNAIANVAEKGVTSEELERAKTQLTADVILSNRDITSQAMRLGTDETTVGDYRYTDRYLAAVRLVKPTDIVAVINKYLTKEARTVGFFEPTQKRITGVGDKPDSAQTTENFSPGVPVLPSEVMKYLPPVDLAIDTIAQMLPQEFKFTNGLRLLLLPDHSTPTVTLSGHIQAGAEFDPENKAGLAAFVADNLLNGTKSKDDLTIAKLLAERGASLDFHSYREGVHIEGDSLALDLPILLEILADVVKNSTFPAKELELHRQQTLTDLQQELDEPSEVARRVFVQSIYPKKHPLHTFPTEESLQQIQRQDVIDFKAKHYRPDTTVLALVGDFDLDKVRSLIKNEFGNWQVSGQAPTLKYPPVSTPQKIVSVNPVLPGKAQAVTYMGYTGINRYDPRFHAALVLNQILGGDTLSSRLGAEVRDRQGLSYGIYSSFQAGKNAGTFLIEMQTSPEDSRKAIASTRQILQQIHQQGVTALEVETAKRTLISTYNVSLANPEELTDRILMNEVYGLDKEELHSFTDKIQKVSLTQVNQAARELLHPNQIVVVTAGPSVLAEKSNR, from the coding sequence ATGCCCTCAACACTGACACAAAATGTCCGTAAGACAGTGCTGGAGAATGGTCTAACTGTCCTGACAAAGGAAGTGCATACTGCGCCAGTAGTGACGGTGCAGGTGTGGTACAAGGTTGGCTCACGCAACGAAGAACCGGGCGTGAATGGCATTGCCCACCAGTTGGAACACATGATGTTTAAAGGTACTTTAAACCGTCCAATTCAATTTGGGCGTTTGTTTAGTGCTTTAGGTAGTGATTCCAATGCTTTCACCAGCTACGATCAAACTGCATATTACGGTACTGTGGAACGAAACAAGCTGAAAGCCCTCTTAGTGCTGGAAGCAGACAGGATGCAAAATTCCCAGATTGAACCAGAACAACTGGCAAATGAGAAGCGGGTTGTAATTTCCGAGTTGCAAGGTTACGAAAATAGCCCAGAATATCGCCTCAACCGCGCCGTTATGAAGGCGGTATTTCCCAATCATGCTTATGGGTTGCCTGTAGGTGGCACGAAAGCTGATGTCGAGAAATTTGAGGTTGAGCAGGTAGAAAAATATTACCGCAATTTTTACAGTCCCGATAATGCCGTCTTAGTAATTGTTGGAGATTTTCAAACTGCAAATGCCCTGGAAACAATTAAAGAGGTGTTTGGTAAAGTAGTGAAGAGGCAGGGGGCAGGGGGCAGGGGGCAGGAGGCAGGGGAAGCGGGGGGAGCAGGGGGAGAAGAATTAATAACGAAATTCCCAATTCCCAATACTTCTCTACGAGAAGCTGCGCCAACGGCTGACCTCGGCTCTTCTCGGCACGAGTCGCTCAGTACAAGTTCTCAATTCCCCATTCCCCATTCCCCACTCCCCACTCCCATCGTATTGCGAGAACCGGGAGCAGGGCGGTTGTTACAAGCGGTGTATCCGCTACCGGATGCAAATCAACCGGATGTGCCTGCGCTGGATGTGATGGACTACATCTTGAGTGAGGGAAGGAATTCTAGACTTTATCAGGCATTGGTGGAATCAGGTTTAGCTAGTGAGGTTACAGCCTCCGTTAACAGTTTGCGAGAATCTGGCTGGTATGAGGTGTTGGTGACGGCTGGTTCTAAACAAGATTTGAAAAAAATTGACTCAGTGTTGAGTAATGCGATCGCTAATGTAGCAGAAAAAGGCGTGACCTCTGAGGAACTAGAACGAGCCAAAACCCAATTAACAGCAGATGTAATTTTGAGTAACCGTGATATCACCTCTCAAGCAATGCGCTTGGGCACTGATGAGACAACTGTTGGTGATTATCGCTACACAGACCGCTATTTAGCTGCTGTCCGTCTGGTGAAGCCCACGGATATTGTCGCTGTGATTAACAAATACCTGACAAAAGAAGCTAGGACAGTAGGCTTTTTTGAACCAACTCAGAAGCGAATAACAGGAGTTGGTGATAAACCAGACTCAGCCCAAACTACAGAGAATTTCTCTCCTGGCGTACCTGTGCTTCCTTCTGAGGTGATGAAGTACTTACCGCCTGTGGATTTGGCTATAGATACAATCGCCCAAATGTTACCACAGGAATTTAAATTTACTAATGGATTGCGGTTATTACTGTTACCTGATCATAGTACTCCCACTGTCACCTTGAGCGGTCACATTCAAGCTGGGGCAGAATTTGATCCTGAGAATAAAGCTGGACTGGCTGCTTTTGTGGCAGACAATTTGTTAAATGGCACTAAGAGTAAGGATGACTTAACTATTGCCAAACTCTTGGCAGAACGAGGAGCGAGTTTAGACTTTCACTCCTACCGCGAAGGTGTGCATATCGAGGGTGATAGTTTAGCTCTTGATTTGCCGATACTCCTTGAGATATTGGCAGATGTTGTTAAAAATAGTACCTTTCCAGCCAAAGAGTTGGAATTGCATCGCCAACAAACTTTAACTGACTTGCAACAGGAATTAGATGAGCCATCAGAAGTAGCCAGAAGAGTATTTGTTCAGTCAATTTACCCGAAAAAACATCCCTTACATACTTTTCCTACAGAGGAGAGTTTACAGCAGATTCAGCGCCAGGATGTGATTGATTTCAAAGCTAAACATTATCGTCCAGACACGACAGTGTTGGCGCTGGTGGGAGATTTTGATCTAGACAAAGTGCGATCGCTGATTAAAAATGAGTTTGGTAATTGGCAAGTGAGCGGCCAAGCACCGACATTAAAATATCCTCCAGTTTCAACGCCACAGAAAATAGTCAGTGTCAACCCCGTTTTACCAGGTAAAGCCCAAGCTGTGACATATATGGGTTACACAGGTATTAACCGTTATGATCCTCGGTTTCACGCAGCCTTAGTATTGAACCAGATTTTGGGAGGCGATACCTTATCTAGTAGACTAGGTGCAGAAGTGCGCGATCGCCAAGGTTTGAGCTATGGAATTTATAGCTCCTTCCAAGCCGGGAAGAATGCAGGCACATTTTTGATAGAAATGCAAACTAGTCCTGAAGATAGCAGAAAAGCGATCGCTAGTACCCGCCAAATACTACAGCAAATCCATCAACAAGGTGTCACTGCACTAGAAGTAGAAACAGCTAAACGCACCCTCATCAGTACCTACAATGTTTCTCTGGCAAATCCAGAGGAATTAACAGATAGAATTCTAATGAATGAGGTGTATGGACTAGATAAAGAAGAATTGCACTCCTTCACTGACAAAATCCAGAAAGTCAGCCTTACCCAAGTTAATCAAGCGGCTCGTGAGTTACTCCACCCAAATCAAATCGTAGTTGTTACTGCTGGGCCATCTGTTTTAGCAGAAAAAAGTAATCGCTAA
- a CDS encoding VOC family protein yields the protein MHHASIRTANIHRAIAFYEHLGFTISERFTTGYTLACWMEGLGGRIELIQIPEPKPAPDAFADEHYVGYYHLSFDLTEITPDLPNWLTNLQERVLLAAKSQPEELQPLKVLLEPTQQQIGDRIYEVAFIADTDGLPLEFIRVLAKLP from the coding sequence ATGCACCATGCTTCTATTCGGACTGCGAATATTCATCGAGCGATCGCTTTCTACGAACATTTAGGGTTTACAATCTCAGAACGCTTTACTACAGGCTATACCCTAGCTTGCTGGATGGAAGGATTGGGCGGCAGAATTGAACTGATCCAAATTCCCGAACCAAAACCAGCCCCAGATGCCTTTGCTGACGAGCATTATGTGGGGTATTATCATCTCTCGTTTGATTTAACTGAGATTACACCAGATTTACCTAACTGGTTGACAAATTTACAAGAGCGTGTATTGCTAGCGGCTAAGAGTCAACCAGAAGAATTACAACCGTTGAAGGTACTTTTAGAACCGACACAACAGCAAATAGGCGATCGCATTTACGAAGTGGCTTTCATCGCCGATACCGATGGCTTACCTCTCGAATTCATTCGAGTTTTAGCAAAACTCCCATAA
- a CDS encoding PilN domain-containing protein translates to MYSLDVNFLKDRPAYQQNPEKGKGISLKFPTGDLTLLYVGVGVGVTLPALLGLGCWLLQGKIVELDGQIAQLDQESKRLDTEIGNINKIKDETKAVKGETQALVTVFDQIRPWSAMLQDLRDRIPAAVQIKTIRQTPPIPAAEGQPPTNPAGGLEIIGLARSFNDVNDFLLSLQQSQFLKPTESRIVTATLVDAPLPPGVGQPTKGVTIKPPQVVEYTIQSSMNDVPASELIRELEKKGTVGLVTRIRSMQQTGVISK, encoded by the coding sequence ATGTACAGCCTAGATGTTAACTTTCTTAAAGATCGTCCAGCATACCAGCAAAATCCTGAGAAAGGAAAAGGAATATCCCTAAAGTTTCCTACGGGGGATTTGACACTGCTGTATGTGGGAGTTGGAGTAGGTGTAACTCTTCCAGCTTTATTGGGACTTGGTTGCTGGCTGTTGCAAGGGAAGATTGTTGAGTTAGATGGTCAAATCGCACAACTAGACCAAGAAAGCAAGAGGTTAGATACAGAAATAGGAAATATTAATAAAATCAAAGACGAGACGAAGGCAGTTAAAGGGGAAACCCAAGCTTTAGTCACTGTATTTGATCAAATTCGACCTTGGTCAGCAATGCTGCAAGATTTGCGCGATCGCATTCCAGCAGCAGTGCAAATTAAGACTATCAGGCAAACCCCACCCATTCCGGCAGCAGAAGGGCAGCCACCAACCAATCCTGCTGGAGGGTTAGAAATTATCGGATTGGCTCGTTCTTTTAACGATGTCAATGATTTTTTATTGAGTCTACAACAGTCTCAATTTTTGAAGCCCACAGAAAGCAGAATTGTGACGGCAACGTTGGTAGATGCTCCTTTACCACCAGGTGTGGGTCAACCTACTAAGGGTGTAACAATTAAGCCGCCACAAGTAGTTGAATACACGATCCAATCGAGTATGAACGACGTTCCAGCTTCAGAATTAATCCGGGAGTTGGAGAAAAAAGGCACAGTGGGGTTAGTGACTCGAATTCGTAGTATGCAACAAACAGGAGTCATTTCAAAATGA
- a CDS encoding TIGR02652 family protein yields the protein MNPGLQYPMFGPEIQCPHCRQTIPALTLTDTYLCTRHGAFEANPKNGELIHLQSGRHWRRWNNEWYRQHTHPDGIRFEIHEALDKLYTQGFRATRVIIARRYQELMSGYLERSTPWRSGQPEATAARLYGLPVEFSPDTSDDPCWEVINFDLEKEPGVPVRYPYFRLFE from the coding sequence ATGAATCCAGGCTTGCAGTACCCGATGTTTGGGCCTGAAATACAGTGTCCCCATTGTCGCCAGACTATTCCGGCGCTGACATTAACAGATACCTATTTGTGTACGCGTCATGGCGCGTTTGAAGCTAATCCTAAAAATGGAGAGTTAATCCATTTGCAATCAGGGCGTCATTGGCGGAGGTGGAATAATGAATGGTATAGACAGCATACTCATCCCGATGGTATTCGCTTTGAAATTCACGAAGCATTAGATAAGCTCTATACCCAAGGCTTTCGAGCAACGAGAGTAATTATTGCTCGGCGCTATCAGGAATTGATGAGTGGCTACTTGGAACGCAGCACGCCTTGGCGTTCTGGACAACCAGAAGCTACTGCTGCGCGTTTATACGGCTTACCCGTGGAGTTTAGCCCCGACACCTCAGATGATCCCTGTTGGGAAGTAATTAATTTTGACTTGGAAAAAGAACCTGGCGTCCCTGTACGCTACCCTTATTTCAGGTTGTTTGAGTAA
- a CDS encoding Uma2 family endonuclease, which yields MTSSPPFIPQSDPPLPPWETLPTMYDLPSDNPEEPGLPDDFHFLQPLLLYLTFQPTIWNPELVYSAADLNLYYDLQHPLWYKRPDWFGVVGVSKLYKGEDLRLSYVTWQEPANPFVVVELLSPGTEAEDLGMKKNAADKPPSKWEVYEGILRIPYYIVFSRYTDELQAFQLIGGHYEPMNLTEGRLPMPELGLSLGLWQGSFQDIPKLWLRWFTLAGELIPLPTEEAATAKEEAAQARQKAEQLAERLRQLGVNPDELD from the coding sequence ATGACTTCCTCTCCTCCCTTTATCCCTCAATCTGACCCTCCCCTTCCTCCTTGGGAAACCTTACCAACGATGTATGATTTACCAAGTGACAACCCAGAGGAACCAGGTTTGCCAGACGATTTTCACTTTTTACAGCCTTTACTTTTATACTTAACTTTTCAACCCACTATCTGGAATCCAGAATTAGTTTACAGCGCTGCTGACCTTAATCTTTACTATGATCTCCAGCATCCTTTATGGTACAAGCGCCCTGATTGGTTTGGTGTGGTAGGAGTCTCAAAACTCTACAAAGGGGAGGACTTGCGTTTAAGTTATGTAACTTGGCAAGAACCAGCAAATCCCTTTGTAGTAGTGGAATTATTATCTCCAGGTACAGAAGCGGAAGATTTAGGGATGAAAAAAAACGCAGCCGATAAACCTCCCAGCAAATGGGAAGTTTATGAAGGAATTCTGAGGATTCCCTACTATATTGTTTTTAGTCGCTACACTGATGAACTCCAAGCTTTTCAGCTAATAGGCGGTCACTATGAACCGATGAATTTGACTGAGGGACGTTTACCAATGCCAGAGTTGGGTTTAAGTTTGGGATTATGGCAGGGGTCATTTCAAGATATTCCTAAGTTGTGGTTAAGGTGGTTTACCTTAGCAGGAGAATTAATTCCACTACCCACAGAAGAAGCGGCTACAGCTAAAGAAGAAGCAGCTCAAGCAAGACAAAAAGCAGAACAATTAGCAGAACGTTTGCGTCAGCTAGGCGTGAATCCTGATGAGCTAGATTAA
- a CDS encoding bifunctional folylpolyglutamate synthase/dihydrofolate synthase: protein MNIDSVIQPLQRFGVHLGLDRIVNLLANLGNPHHQVPVIHVAGTNGKGSVCAYLSSVLTEAGYRTGRYTSPHLVDWTERICLNEQPISSEELSQLFQQVQAVIRPEDESATQFEVITAAAWLYFAQQQVDVAVVEVGLGGRLDATNVCLEPLVTVITSISREHWQQLGPTVADIAREKAGILKPGCPVVVGALPPDAQKVVRSRALELQCPIFTPQPARQIATGWAEYQNIQNSKLIKYPLPLAGQIQLANSALAIAALEILQQQGWQISEEAITNGMAKTKWPGRMQWVTWKNHKLLLDGAHNTAAAEVLRQYVDSLNAVNPKPVNWVMGMFSDKDHADIFTALLRPGDRLFLVPIPTESWPGRTSADLDYLANLAYSICPELSDRQIHPDLLTALEAATSTATTDDLIIVCGSLYLVGDFLATAISISSLQ, encoded by the coding sequence TTGAACATCGATTCTGTAATACAACCCCTGCAACGCTTTGGTGTCCATCTGGGACTCGATCGCATCGTCAACCTTTTAGCAAATCTTGGTAATCCTCATCACCAAGTCCCGGTAATTCATGTTGCTGGCACTAATGGTAAAGGTTCTGTCTGTGCCTATCTTTCCTCGGTACTTACTGAGGCTGGTTATCGTACAGGACGTTACACTTCTCCCCATTTAGTAGATTGGACAGAACGTATTTGTCTGAATGAACAGCCAATTTCTTCTGAGGAATTGAGTCAATTATTCCAACAAGTCCAAGCGGTTATTCGCCCTGAAGACGAATCGGCAACTCAGTTTGAAGTAATTACGGCGGCTGCTTGGTTGTATTTTGCCCAGCAGCAAGTTGATGTGGCTGTGGTAGAAGTCGGGCTAGGAGGGCGCTTAGACGCTACTAATGTCTGCTTGGAACCTTTGGTTACGGTTATAACTTCCATCAGCCGGGAACACTGGCAGCAACTTGGCCCTACTGTTGCTGACATTGCTAGAGAAAAAGCTGGTATCCTCAAACCTGGATGCCCTGTTGTGGTTGGAGCATTGCCACCGGATGCCCAGAAAGTTGTGCGATCGCGTGCTTTAGAATTACAATGCCCGATTTTTACGCCTCAACCCGCCCGTCAAATCGCTACAGGATGGGCAGAATATCAAAATATTCAAAATTCAAAGTTAATTAAATACCCTTTGCCATTAGCCGGACAAATTCAATTAGCAAATTCAGCTTTGGCAATAGCAGCTTTAGAAATTCTCCAACAACAGGGCTGGCAGATTTCTGAAGAAGCCATAACTAACGGTATGGCAAAAACTAAATGGCCAGGGCGGATGCAATGGGTTACTTGGAAAAACCATAAATTATTACTTGATGGCGCTCATAATACCGCCGCCGCCGAAGTTCTTCGCCAGTATGTCGATAGCTTAAACGCAGTTAACCCCAAGCCAGTCAATTGGGTTATGGGAATGTTTTCCGATAAGGATCATGCTGATATTTTTACCGCCTTACTGCGCCCAGGCGATCGCCTTTTTTTAGTACCAATACCAACAGAATCTTGGCCAGGTAGAACTTCTGCTGATTTAGACTACTTAGCAAACCTAGCTTACAGCATTTGTCCCGAATTAAGCGATCGCCAAATCCATCCAGATTTACTCACAGCACTAGAAGCCGCAACCTCAACCGCTACCACAGACGATTTAATAATTGTGTGTGGTTCCCTTTATTTAGTAGGCGATTTTTTAGCAACAGCTATATCTATAAGTTCACTACAATGA